The following are encoded together in the Phyllopteryx taeniolatus isolate TA_2022b chromosome 21, UOR_Ptae_1.2, whole genome shotgun sequence genome:
- the LOC133471137 gene encoding tRNA selenocysteine 1-associated protein 1-like isoform X2, translating into MSTLWMGNLDSYMDEKFITRAFSTMGEQAVSVRIIRSKITGAPSSSSALGYCFVEMADEATAERCLRKINGKSLPGSSPPTRFKLNRATFGKQETGGCGFVQFPDERLQKRALDECQGAVGLGGKPLRLSLAANNLRNRPLQPETKTWPSSTSYTPTYDHYSQYQQQAYPNYYSSWGYDQTAAGYGYNYPQYDYSQYAQSLEMDLQDDGLEDPSAELDVVETNKRFIENSEELYDALIDCPWRSAEFSSEQDQLVESIPDPLCY; encoded by the exons CTGGACTCCTATATGGACGAGAAGTTCATCACCAGAGCTTTCTCTACCATGGGTGAGCAGGCGGTCAGTGTCCGGATCATACGCAGCAAGATAACAGG TGCGCCGTCGTCAAGCAGCGCTCTGGGGTATTGTTTTGTGGAGATGGCGGATGAGGCAACAGCTGAGAGGTGTCTTCGTAAAATCAATGGGAAATCCCTACCAGGATCCAGTCCG CCGACAAGATTCAAGTTAAACCGAGCCACATTTGGGAAACAAGAAACTGG GGGTTGCGGCTTTGTTCAGTTCCCAGACGAGCGCCTGCAGAAGCGAGCACTGGATGAGTGTCAGGGAGCTGTGGGACTTGGTGGTAAACCTCTGCGACTAAGCTTAGCAGCTAACAA CCTAAGGAACAGACCACTGCAGCCTGAAACCAAAACATGGCCGTCAAGCACCTCTTACACGCCAACCTATGACCACTACAGCCAGTACCAGCAGCAGGCGTATCCCAACTATTACTCCTCCTGGGGTTACGATCAGACTGCAGCAGGGTACGGCTACAACTATCCACAGTATGATTACTCACAGTATGCCCAATCACTG GAAATGGACCTTCAAGATGATGGACTTGAAG ATCCATCAGCGGAGCTGGATGTGGTGGAAACAAACAAGAGGTTCATAGAGAACAGCGAAGAACTGTATGATGCTTTAATTGACTGTCCGTGGCGATCAGCAGAGTTCTCATCAGAACAGGACCAACTGGTGGAAAGCATACCAGATCCACTTTGCTACTAA
- the LOC133471137 gene encoding tRNA selenocysteine 1-associated protein 1-like isoform X1 produces MSTLWMGNLDSYMDEKFITRAFSTMGEQAVSVRIIRSKITGAPSSSSALGYCFVEMADEATAERCLRKINGKSLPGSSPPTRFKLNRATFGKQETGQMYSLFVGDLTPEVDDGMLYEFFYNRFPSCRGGKVVLDSMGNSKGCGFVQFPDERLQKRALDECQGAVGLGGKPLRLSLAANNLRNRPLQPETKTWPSSTSYTPTYDHYSQYQQQAYPNYYSSWGYDQTAAGYGYNYPQYDYSQYAQSLEMDLQDDGLEDPSAELDVVETNKRFIENSEELYDALIDCPWRSAEFSSEQDQLVESIPDPLCY; encoded by the exons CTGGACTCCTATATGGACGAGAAGTTCATCACCAGAGCTTTCTCTACCATGGGTGAGCAGGCGGTCAGTGTCCGGATCATACGCAGCAAGATAACAGG TGCGCCGTCGTCAAGCAGCGCTCTGGGGTATTGTTTTGTGGAGATGGCGGATGAGGCAACAGCTGAGAGGTGTCTTCGTAAAATCAATGGGAAATCCCTACCAGGATCCAGTCCG CCGACAAGATTCAAGTTAAACCGAGCCACATTTGGGAAACAAGAAACTGG TCAGATGTACTCTTTGTTTGTGGGCGATCTTACCCCAGAGGTAGACGATGGAATGCTGTATGAGTTCTTCTACAATCGCTTCCCTTCCTGTCGGGGAGGAAAAGTAGTGCTGGACAGCATGGGAAACTCCAA GGGTTGCGGCTTTGTTCAGTTCCCAGACGAGCGCCTGCAGAAGCGAGCACTGGATGAGTGTCAGGGAGCTGTGGGACTTGGTGGTAAACCTCTGCGACTAAGCTTAGCAGCTAACAA CCTAAGGAACAGACCACTGCAGCCTGAAACCAAAACATGGCCGTCAAGCACCTCTTACACGCCAACCTATGACCACTACAGCCAGTACCAGCAGCAGGCGTATCCCAACTATTACTCCTCCTGGGGTTACGATCAGACTGCAGCAGGGTACGGCTACAACTATCCACAGTATGATTACTCACAGTATGCCCAATCACTG GAAATGGACCTTCAAGATGATGGACTTGAAG ATCCATCAGCGGAGCTGGATGTGGTGGAAACAAACAAGAGGTTCATAGAGAACAGCGAAGAACTGTATGATGCTTTAATTGACTGTCCGTGGCGATCAGCAGAGTTCTCATCAGAACAGGACCAACTGGTGGAAAGCATACCAGATCCACTTTGCTACTAA